The following proteins are encoded in a genomic region of Cryptomeria japonica chromosome 11, Sugi_1.0, whole genome shotgun sequence:
- the LOC131069655 gene encoding uncharacterized protein LOC131069655 — translation MAPVWVRLPGLLLEFWDEQIFCWIGNSFGSYVIADSITLNKSRRRNYIKSIKDETGQEITGESLIGQSASDFFIRLYSKDGGRDVALQDFLVSKLLTVIKEEDNCQLTAPISAEEVCMVVFAMGAYKTPNSDGFPPTFFQDYLDIVSYDVTKVVQDLFKTGKLLKKIINTYIVLVPKTTNPSCLKEF, via the exons ATGGCACCTGTCTGGGTTAGGCTTCCTGGTCTTCTGCTGGAGTTCTGGGATGAGCAAATCTTCTGCTGGATAGGGAACTCATTTGGTAGCTATGTTATAGCAGACTCGATCACTCTCAATAAATCCAG GAGAAGGAACTACATCAAAAGTATCAAGGATGAAACTGGCCAAGAGATCACTGGAGAGTCACTAATTGGACAGAGTGCTTCTGACTTTTTCATAAGGTTGTACTCGAAGGATGGTGGAAGGGATGTTGCTCTTCAGGATTTCCTTGTGAGTAAGCTTTTGACTGTCATCAAGGAGGAGGATAACTGCCAACTAACTGCCCCTATCTCTGCTGAAGAAGTCTGCATGGTTGTCTTTGCTATGGGGGCTTATAAGACCCCAAATTCGGATGGTTTCCCCCCGACGTTCTTTCAGGATTACTTGGACATTGTTAGCTATGATGTCACCAAAGTTGTGCAAGATTTATTTAAGACGGGGAAATTACTAAAAAAAATCATCAACACTTACATTGTTCTTGTCCCCAAGACCACAAATCCTAGTTGCTTGAAGGAGTTTTGA